GCCCGGTGGGAGCGCGTCCCGAACCGAGGCGGTGAACGGCGAGTCGGTGTCGAACCGGAGGGTGACCGTCCCGGATTCGCCCGGGAACCCCCGCTTCGGGAGCGTCCGGTCGACCGCCGGCGGATCGATCCGGCGGAGCTGGACGACTGCGGCGACGAGCGCGACGACGCAGGGGAAGACGACGGCGTTGAGTGCACGCGCCCCGAACGCCGCGGCCATCGCGGTCCCGAGGACACCGACGCCGACGACCGTCCAGCCGCGGCGCGTCAGCTTCATTCGACGGGGACGGTGTCGAGCGCTCGCTCGACGACCGCGACGCCGTCTCCGTCGCCCCCACTAGGGCGGATCCGGTGGCTCCACACGGTGGGGAGCTCCGCTTGGACGTCGTCGGGGACGACGTAGTCCCGCCCCTCGAACACCGCCCGGGCCTGCGCCGCCCGGACGAGGGCGATGCTCCCGCGGGGGGAGACGCCCAGCTGTGCGTGGTCGCGGGTGAACGACGCCAGTTCGGTGATGTACGACCGGACCGGCTCGCGGACGTCGACGGCGACGACCGTCCGCCGGGCGCGCTGGACCTCCGGCACCGAGGCGACGGGGTCGAGCGACTCGATGGGGTGGTCGCCGGCGACCCGACCCAGGAGTTCGGTCTCGTCGTCCTCGCTGGGGTAGCCCAGCCGGAGCTTCTTCATGAACCGGTCGATCTCGGCCATCGGCAGTTCGTACGTCCGGTTGGGTTCGACGTCGTTCTGCGTCGCGATGACGGTAAAGGGGGAGGGGAGCCGGTGCGTGTCGCCGTCGACGGTCACCTGCTCTTCTTCCATCGCCTCCAACAGCGCCGCCTGCGTCTTCGGCGGCGCGCGGTTGATCTCGTCGCCGAGGACGATGTTCGCGAACACCGGGCCGGGCTGGAACTCGAACTCGCGGTTCTTCTGGTTGAAGACGTTCACGCCGGTGACGTCCGACGGGAGGAGGTCGGGCGTGAACTGGACGCGCTTGAACGTGCAGTCAATCGACGTGGCGATCGACCGGGCGAGCATCGTCTTTCCCACCCCGGGCACGTCCTCCAACAGGAGGTGTCCGCGGGCGAAGAAGGCGACGAGGATATGTTCGATGGCGTCGTGCTGGCCGACGATGACCCGCTCGACGTTCTCGGTGATGCGGTCGGCGAGGGCGGCGGCGGCGTCGAGGGAGAGCGGCTCGAAC
This Salinigranum marinum DNA region includes the following protein-coding sequences:
- a CDS encoding AAA family ATPase — its product is MTDVSRPDADAAVVSPDEEFEPLSLDAAAALADRITENVERVIVGQHDAIEHILVAFFARGHLLLEDVPGVGKTMLARSIATSIDCTFKRVQFTPDLLPSDVTGVNVFNQKNREFEFQPGPVFANIVLGDEINRAPPKTQAALLEAMEEEQVTVDGDTHRLPSPFTVIATQNDVEPNRTYELPMAEIDRFMKKLRLGYPSEDDETELLGRVAGDHPIESLDPVASVPEVQRARRTVVAVDVREPVRSYITELASFTRDHAQLGVSPRGSIALVRAAQARAVFEGRDYVVPDDVQAELPTVWSHRIRPSGGDGDGVAVVERALDTVPVE